The Helicobacter sp. 11S03491-1 genome includes a region encoding these proteins:
- a CDS encoding cytochrome bc complex cytochrome b subunit: MAEIRKADGLIDWLDQRLGVKKLTKVLMTEYWIPKNINFLWAMGVVLTALFTMLVVSGIFLLMYYKPDAKMAFDSVNYTIMQEVAYGWLWRHIHAVAASMIFVIIYIHMFVAIYYGSYKRGREMIWVSGMLLFVVFSAEAFSGYMLPWGQMSYWAATVITNLFGGIPFIGNDVVEWVRGNYVVADATLTRFFMLHVFLLPVVIMILIVVHFYALRIPHVNNQDGEVFDFEAEEKKYIEGKKKESKVIPFWPVFLSKDIFVICAFMIFFFYLVCYHFDFAMDPVNFDPANSLKTPTHIYPEWYFLWSYEVLRGFFFSADLGLIAFGIAQVIFFFLPWLDRSSKVAPAHRRPAFLIWFWLMILDLIVLTIFGKLPPEGANIYVGFVASISFLILFLVVLPIITIVERKKGGAQ, encoded by the coding sequence ATGGCAGAGATAAGAAAAGCTGATGGATTGATTGATTGGTTAGATCAGAGATTGGGTGTTAAAAAACTGACAAAAGTTTTGATGACTGAATATTGGATTCCTAAAAATATAAATTTTTTATGGGCAATGGGTGTGGTTTTGACTGCATTATTCACAATGCTGGTTGTTTCGGGAATTTTTTTATTAATGTATTATAAGCCGGATGCAAAGATGGCTTTTGATAGTGTAAATTATACAATTATGCAAGAAGTTGCCTATGGCTGGTTATGGAGACATATTCATGCAGTCGCAGCAAGTATGATATTTGTAATTATCTATATCCATATGTTTGTAGCTATTTACTATGGATCTTACAAAAGAGGCAGGGAAATGATATGGGTAAGCGGCATGCTTTTATTCGTAGTCTTCTCTGCAGAGGCTTTTAGCGGTTATATGTTGCCTTGGGGGCAAATGAGTTATTGGGCTGCTACAGTTATTACCAATCTTTTTGGAGGCATTCCTTTTATCGGAAATGATGTTGTTGAGTGGGTACGAGGTAATTATGTCGTGGCTGATGCGACTTTGACAAGATTTTTTATGCTCCATGTATTTTTGTTGCCGGTGGTCATTATGATTTTGATTGTAGTGCATTTTTATGCTCTTAGAATCCCTCATGTTAATAATCAAGATGGAGAAGTTTTTGACTTTGAGGCAGAGGAGAAAAAATACATTGAAGGCAAAAAGAAAGAATCAAAAGTAATTCCATTTTGGCCGGTATTTCTTTCAAAGGATATTTTTGTAATTTGCGCTTTCATGATATTTTTCTTTTATCTGGTTTGTTATCATTTTGATTTTGCGATGGATCCGGTTAATTTTGATCCCGCCAATAGCCTTAAAACCCCTACGCATATTTATCCTGAATGGTATTTCTTATGGAGTTATGAAGTTTTAAGAGGATTTTTCTTTAGTGCCGATTTGGGTTTGATAGCCTTTGGAATTGCTCAAGTGATTTTCTTTTTCTTGCCTTGGCTTGATAGAAGTTCTAAAGTAGCTCCCGCACATAGGAGACCTGCCTTTCTTATTTGGTTTTGGTTAATGATATTGGATTTGATCGTGCTGACAATTTTTGGAAAGCTACCTCCTGAGGGGGCTAATATTTATGTCGGGTTTGTGGCTTC
- the petA gene encoding ubiquinol-cytochrome c reductase iron-sulfur subunit, which yields MAEIKRRDFLGMTLGGVTAVGAIASLVAMKKTWDPLPSVVSAGFTTTDVGSMTEGEFSTVEWRGKPVYIIKKTKAEGFNPKRDFKINGDVFTVGIQICTHLGCIPIFNADEKGFLCPCHGGRFTLDGINVPGTPPPRPFDIPPFKIDGTKIVFGEVGSQYQEMIGKA from the coding sequence ATGGCTGAGATAAAGAGACGCGATTTTTTAGGAATGACACTAGGAGGGGTGACTGCCGTTGGTGCGATAGCTTCTCTAGTTGCCATGAAGAAAACATGGGATCCGTTGCCAAGCGTAGTTTCAGCGGGTTTTACTACTACTGATGTGGGGAGTATGACAGAAGGTGAATTTTCTACCGTGGAATGGAGAGGTAAGCCTGTGTATATTATCAAAAAAACTAAAGCAGAGGGTTTTAATCCCAAAAGAGATTTTAAGATCAATGGAGATGTTTTTACTGTGGGGATTCAAATTTGCACACATTTAGGTTGTATCCCAATTTTTAATGCCGATGAAAAAGGATTTTTGTGTCCTTGCCATGGGGGTAGATTCACTCTTGATGGAATCAATGTGCCCGGAACTCCACCGCCAAGACCTTTTGATATTCCTCCTTTTAAAATTGACGGAACAAAGATTGTATTTGGGGAAGTAGGTAGCCAATATCAAGAAATGATAGGCAAAGCATAA
- a CDS encoding NAD+ synthase — MNNIPPLPQNIVKSLINFLYQESKSRGFNRVILGVSGGLDSAVVAVLCKMTFGNHLQALLMPSITSSKSSVTDGIALCEQFDIPYQIQSINPYDEAFRMNHKDANLIRKGNFCTRIRMALLYDLSQEIRALVVGTSNKSELMLGYGTLYGDLAYAINPIGNLFKTQVYELAKILNIPRHIIEKKPSADLYAGQSDEEELGYGYEKIDRLLFEICKIYDDFSQIDVKKLYQMGYDKEMLNIIVPRIKKNLFKHALPTIYEIK, encoded by the coding sequence ATGAATAATATCCCTCCTTTACCTCAAAATATTGTTAAATCACTGATTAATTTTTTATATCAGGAGTCTAAAAGCCGCGGTTTCAATAGAGTAATTTTAGGAGTAAGTGGTGGTTTAGATAGCGCTGTAGTCGCTGTTTTATGTAAAATGACCTTTGGCAATCATCTTCAAGCCCTTCTTATGCCTTCGATCACCTCATCAAAATCCAGTGTGACAGATGGAATAGCTTTATGCGAGCAATTTGATATTCCCTATCAAATACAATCAATCAATCCCTATGATGAAGCCTTCAGAATGAATCATAAAGATGCCAATCTTATCCGCAAGGGGAATTTTTGCACCCGTATTCGTATGGCTCTTTTATATGATCTTTCTCAAGAAATTCGCGCCCTTGTAGTAGGAACCAGCAATAAAAGTGAATTGATGTTGGGGTATGGCACTCTTTATGGGGATCTCGCTTATGCTATTAACCCCATTGGCAATCTATTCAAAACTCAAGTTTATGAACTTGCCAAAATACTCAATATTCCCAGACATATTATTGAGAAAAAACCAAGCGCTGATCTTTATGCAGGACAAAGCGATGAAGAAGAATTAGGTTATGGATATGAAAAAATTGACAGACTTCTTTTTGAAATTTGTAAAATTTATGATGATTTTTCGCAAATTGATGTCAAGAAACTCTATCAAATGGGCTATGATAAAGAAATGCTCAATATTATCGTTCCAAGAATCAAGAAAAATCTCTTCAAACATGCCCTCCCTACCATTTATGAAATAAAATAA
- a CDS encoding tetraacyldisaccharide 4'-kinase: protein MRFIDQYFYKPNFWQKILALIVLPISLLYYIAATIRRHIGFLKDFHIPIISVGNLVAGGSGKTPFIIEIAKDYQDVAIISRGYKRKSKGLLIVSQKGKILVSQQDAGDEAYLIAKTLTHATIIVSKKRVPAIKEAKKLGCKIILLDDGFRFNFKKLNILLKPKLEPYFKFCIPSGIYREKPSLYKSADILATEGIDYQREVKIINPTQRMLLVTAIANPSRLDEYLPNVIGKLTFRDHYVFDINYLQSQAIKQKASSLLVTQKDEVKLQDCPIPLSIMQLRLQINPIIKKKISHYIESYA, encoded by the coding sequence ATGCGTTTTATAGATCAATATTTTTATAAACCGAATTTTTGGCAAAAAATTCTTGCATTAATTGTTTTGCCCATTTCTCTTTTATATTACATAGCTGCAACTATTAGACGCCATATAGGATTTCTCAAAGACTTTCATATCCCTATTATCAGTGTAGGCAATCTTGTTGCCGGAGGAAGCGGCAAGACTCCTTTCATCATCGAAATTGCAAAAGATTACCAAGATGTTGCCATTATTTCCAGAGGCTATAAAAGAAAATCCAAAGGATTGCTTATTGTCAGCCAAAAAGGCAAAATTCTTGTTTCGCAACAAGATGCCGGGGATGAAGCTTATCTGATTGCCAAAACACTCACCCATGCTACCATTATCGTGAGCAAAAAAAGAGTCCCCGCTATCAAAGAAGCTAAAAAACTAGGGTGTAAAATAATTTTACTTGATGATGGGTTTCGTTTTAATTTTAAAAAATTAAATATCTTATTAAAGCCTAAATTAGAGCCTTATTTCAAATTTTGCATTCCAAGTGGTATTTATCGCGAAAAGCCCTCTTTATACAAAAGTGCTGATATTCTGGCAACTGAAGGGATAGATTATCAACGCGAAGTAAAAATTATAAATCCAACACAAAGAATGCTTTTGGTTACTGCCATTGCCAATCCATCAAGACTGGATGAATATCTTCCTAATGTGATTGGCAAACTCACTTTTAGAGATCATTATGTCTTTGATATCAACTATCTGCAATCTCAAGCCATCAAACAAAAAGCCTCTTCTTTGCTTGTTACCCAAAAAGATGAAGTCAAACTTCAAGATTGTCCTATTCCTTTAAGCATTATGCAACTCAGACTCCAAATCAACCCCATTATCAAAAAAAAGATTTCTCACTACATTGAATCTTATGCTTAG
- a CDS encoding ATP-binding cassette domain-containing protein codes for MLKAIQMSHRFDTLLYEDLNFEVSSGESVAILGVSGSGKSTILNNLSTMLKPISGRVSLLEFEDIYGLSPNKLLEIRRYQIGIIFQSHYLFRGFNGYENLKVASILSGQPIDKSLLESLGIAQVLHQNIGELSGGQQQRLSIARVLTKKPKIIFADEPTGNLDKQTAQNVMEIIFEYVDKSGGILVLATHDEKIAKKCTQTFRLENTKLDVL; via the coding sequence ATGTTAAAAGCAATTCAAATGTCTCATCGTTTTGACACATTGTTATATGAAGATCTTAATTTTGAGGTTTCATCCGGGGAATCTGTAGCGATTTTGGGAGTAAGCGGGAGTGGAAAATCCACGATATTAAATAATCTTTCTACAATGTTAAAGCCAATAAGCGGGAGAGTTAGTCTTCTGGAATTTGAGGATATTTACGGACTTTCTCCCAACAAGCTTTTAGAAATTCGACGTTATCAAATAGGGATTATTTTTCAATCTCATTATTTATTTCGCGGGTTTAATGGGTATGAGAATTTAAAAGTTGCTTCAATTCTTTCAGGGCAGCCTATTGATAAGAGTTTGTTAGAATCTTTAGGAATTGCTCAAGTGCTTCATCAAAATATTGGAGAGCTTAGTGGAGGGCAACAACAACGTCTCTCGATTGCTAGGGTATTGACCAAAAAACCCAAGATTATCTTTGCTGATGAACCTACAGGAAATTTAGATAAACAAACAGCCCAAAATGTGATGGAGATTATATTTGAATATGTTGATAAGAGCGGGGGTATTCTTGTGTTGGCTACTCATGATGAGAAAATCGCCAAAAAATGCACTCAAACATTTCGCCTTGAAAATACAAAATTGGATGTGCTCTAA